A genomic region of Glycine max cultivar Williams 82 chromosome 15, Glycine_max_v4.0, whole genome shotgun sequence contains the following coding sequences:
- the LOC100305684 gene encoding uncharacterized protein LOC100305684, with protein sequence MASNSCFILGFFIAISFSSMDIGLAARYLMQTTVPNLPKPTLPPLPSLPTLPTIPTLPQGNVPPLPTIPSLPQPSLPNIPTVPQVTLPPLAATSLPNFPTIPTTIPSFPFFSPPPSSTSP encoded by the coding sequence ATGGCCTCCAACAGCTGCTTCATCTTGGGTTTTTTCATTGCTATTTCCTTCTCAAGCATGGATATTGGCCTAGCAGCTCGCTATCTGATGCAAACAACTGTACCAAATTTGCCTAAACCAACATTGCCACCTTTGCCTTCACTTCCAACATTGCCTACAATCCCAACACTGCCTCAGGGTAATGTTCCACCTTTGCCAACTATCCCATCTCTGCCACAACCATCtcttcctaacattccaactGTCCCACAGGTGACTCTTCCACCACTTGCTGCCACTTCACTTCCAAACTTTCCCACAATCCCAACCACTATCCCCTCCTTCCCTTTCTTCTCCCCACCACCTTCCTCCACCAGTCC